In a genomic window of Epinephelus fuscoguttatus linkage group LG23, E.fuscoguttatus.final_Chr_v1:
- the si:dkey-171c9.3 gene encoding uncharacterized protein si:dkey-171c9.3 isoform X1, giving the protein MFSQICMAEDVMQAASADTRVPEPTPEGLKRSRLNIGVLEEFAQNMAENIIQSFISQMDMVEPEVDDRASRFNQNQEMLAEELASAVVEVALKEVCRGRNVQDHHEGLKMDGRRAKNLLYMNESDSKISTEMDPDKDKDKDTQPCHPPLSQSGLPVVGSLDYPDAPPTTPLFPELERSRHSFARKLKGGLAKVFLPSPPPPTPKDKEGDSDGGDPQAELMEHLMHSLSTDDLARDYCEVGPHIGAKMEAFAEALSCDIIDWVLSNKNGEQMGDDLHLLAHKLAATIITSSLDEAKMLV; this is encoded by the coding sequence GATGTGATGCAGGCAGCGAGTGCAGATACAAGGGTGCCAGAGCCCACTCCAGAAGGTCTCAAGAGAAGCCGCCTAAACATCGGGGTTCTTGAGGAGTTTGCCCAAAATATGGCTGAGAACATAATCCAGTCATTTATAAGCCAAATGGACATGGTGGAACCCGAGGTGGATGACCGGGCGTCCAGATTTAATCAGAACCAGGAGATGTTAGCTGAAGAGTTAGCCTCAGCAGTGGTTGAGGTTGCCCTGAAGGAAGTGTGCAGAGGTCGAAATGTTCAGGATCACCATGAGGGATTAAAGATGGATGGTCGACGGGCTAAAAATCTGCTTTATATGAATGAATCTGACAGCAAGATATCCACAGAGATGGAtccagacaaagacaaagacaaagacacccAGCCCTGTCACCCACCTCTGTCCCAGTCAGGGCTCCCCGTTGTGGGATCTCTCGACTACCCAGACGCCCCTCCAACTACTCCTCTCTTCCCTGAGCTTGAGAGGAGCAGACACAGCTTCGCCAGGAAGCTCAAAGGAGGCTTGGCAAAGGTTTTCCTGCCTTCGCCTCCTCCGCCAACCCCAAAGGACAAAGAGGGGGACTCAGACGGAGGCGACCCCCAAGCGGAGTTAATGGAGCATCTGATGCACTCATTGTCCACAGATGATTTGGCAAGAGACTACTGTGAAGTAGGACCTCATATTGGGGCCAAGATGGAGGCTTTTGCGGAGGCTCTTTCATGTGACATCATTGACTGGGTCTTGAGTAATAAAAATGGAGAGCAGATGGGTGACGATCTTCATCTGTTGGCCCACAAACTGGCTGCAACCATCATCACATCTTCCCTTGATGAAGCTAAAATGCTGGTCTAG
- the si:dkey-171c9.3 gene encoding uncharacterized protein si:dkey-171c9.3 isoform X2, producing the protein MQAASADTRVPEPTPEGLKRSRLNIGVLEEFAQNMAENIIQSFISQMDMVEPEVDDRASRFNQNQEMLAEELASAVVEVALKEVCRGRNVQDHHEGLKMDGRRAKNLLYMNESDSKISTEMDPDKDKDKDTQPCHPPLSQSGLPVVGSLDYPDAPPTTPLFPELERSRHSFARKLKGGLAKVFLPSPPPPTPKDKEGDSDGGDPQAELMEHLMHSLSTDDLARDYCEVGPHIGAKMEAFAEALSCDIIDWVLSNKNGEQMGDDLHLLAHKLAATIITSSLDEAKMLV; encoded by the coding sequence ATGCAGGCAGCGAGTGCAGATACAAGGGTGCCAGAGCCCACTCCAGAAGGTCTCAAGAGAAGCCGCCTAAACATCGGGGTTCTTGAGGAGTTTGCCCAAAATATGGCTGAGAACATAATCCAGTCATTTATAAGCCAAATGGACATGGTGGAACCCGAGGTGGATGACCGGGCGTCCAGATTTAATCAGAACCAGGAGATGTTAGCTGAAGAGTTAGCCTCAGCAGTGGTTGAGGTTGCCCTGAAGGAAGTGTGCAGAGGTCGAAATGTTCAGGATCACCATGAGGGATTAAAGATGGATGGTCGACGGGCTAAAAATCTGCTTTATATGAATGAATCTGACAGCAAGATATCCACAGAGATGGAtccagacaaagacaaagacaaagacacccAGCCCTGTCACCCACCTCTGTCCCAGTCAGGGCTCCCCGTTGTGGGATCTCTCGACTACCCAGACGCCCCTCCAACTACTCCTCTCTTCCCTGAGCTTGAGAGGAGCAGACACAGCTTCGCCAGGAAGCTCAAAGGAGGCTTGGCAAAGGTTTTCCTGCCTTCGCCTCCTCCGCCAACCCCAAAGGACAAAGAGGGGGACTCAGACGGAGGCGACCCCCAAGCGGAGTTAATGGAGCATCTGATGCACTCATTGTCCACAGATGATTTGGCAAGAGACTACTGTGAAGTAGGACCTCATATTGGGGCCAAGATGGAGGCTTTTGCGGAGGCTCTTTCATGTGACATCATTGACTGGGTCTTGAGTAATAAAAATGGAGAGCAGATGGGTGACGATCTTCATCTGTTGGCCCACAAACTGGCTGCAACCATCATCACATCTTCCCTTGATGAAGCTAAAATGCTGGTCTAG